In one Brassica oleracea var. oleracea cultivar TO1000 chromosome C9, BOL, whole genome shotgun sequence genomic region, the following are encoded:
- the LOC106319295 gene encoding high mobility group B protein 7-like, with protein sequence MAGGGGGGSSKSNAAKQRKRVEAETKDESTAKNNSNTLLRAKDGSAFARCEGCNKNVAVALISMHNCSLDAKIRVNLEAQVVEMQAEAKKKPVERKKSTSDEPKAKRVRKAKDEKNKKSSSTSNKLKRPLTAFFIFMNDFRKTFKEENPSSNVKDVAKQGGEKWKSLTEEEKKVYLDKAAELKAEYNKSLESNDADEEEEDEEKQSDDDAEEKQADDADEKQAEENEGKEEAEDEILDDY encoded by the exons ATGGCCGGTGGTGGTGGTGGTGGATCGTCGAAATCAAACGCAGCGAAGCAGAGGAAGAGAGTGGAAGCTGAAACGAAAGATGAATCCACCGCGAAAAACAACAGCAATACCTTGCTACGTGCTAAAGATGGCAGCGCTTTTGCTCGATG TGAAGGATGTAACAAGAACGTAGCTGTTGCGCTTATAAGTATGCACAATTGCAGCCTCGACGCTAAAATTCGAGTCAATCTCG AAGCTCAAGTTGTTGAGATGCAAGCTGAGGCTAAGAAGAAACCTGTAGAGAG GAAGAAGTCTACATCTGATGAACCTAAGGCAAAGAGAGTCAGGAAGGCCAAGGATGAGAAGAATAAGAAGAGCTCATCTACCTCTAACAAGCTCAAGCGTCCTCTTACTGCCTTCTTCATTTTCAT GAATGATTTCCGCAAAACTTTCAAAGAAGAGAATCCTTCTTCTAACGTTAAGGAT GTTGCAAAGCAGGGTGGTGAGAAGTGGAAGTCTTTGACTGAGGAA GAAAAGAAAGTTTATTTGGATAAGGCTGCTGAACTTAAGGCAGAGTATAACAAGTCACTGGAGAGCAACGATGCTGATGAGGAA GAAGAGGATGAGGAGAAGCAATCAGATGATGATGCTGAAGAGAAACAAGCTGATGATGCCGATGAGAAACAGGCTGAGGAGAATGAAGGTAAAGAAGAAGCAGAAGATGAGATTTTGGATGACTACTAG
- the LOC106319294 gene encoding LRR receptor-like serine/threonine-protein kinase FLS2, producing the protein MQNLRWVLNLLLVSSFVHTSSQAICTSQDRAALLAFKSSITKDTTGVLSSWVGKDCCNGEWEGVQCNPSTGKVTNLVLRNSLNEPTLYMIGTLSPALGNLGSLQVLFISGTKFIAGSIPNTFSKLTSLTQLVLDDNSLKGNVPSCLGHLPFLEILSLAGNRFSGVVPASLGSLRSLSVMMLARNSLSGPIPVTFKNLVKLQTLDLSFNSLSGPIPNFIGQFRNLTTLDLSSNRFSGGLPVSVYTLGKLQDMSLERNDLSGPISDRISNLKSLSSLDLSSNKFNGHIPASITRLQSLWSLNLSRNHFSDPLPVVGIRGFPSLLSVDLSYNNLNLGAVPSWIKEKRLTEINLAGCKLRGAFPKLTRPHDVTSLDLSDNFLTGDVSAFLANMTSLQKVKLSKNQLRFDLSKLKLPEGVSSVDLSSNLVTGSLSSLLNDKTSRFLEEVHLSNNQISGRIPDFTESLNLKVLNIGSNKISGQIPSSISNLVELVRLDISRNHVSGVIPQGLGQLMQLNWLDLSINALTGRIPDSLLNIKAMKHVSFRANRLCGLIPQGRPLNIFPAAAYLHNLCLCGKPLPPCRKTTK; encoded by the coding sequence ATGCAAAACCTGAGATGGGTTTTGAATCTCTTACTTGTTTCTTCTTTTGTTCACACATCATCACAAGCAATCTGCACAAGCCAAGACAGAGCAGCACTACTAGCTTTCAAATCAAGCATCACCAAAGACACAACTGGAGTTCTGTCTTCATGGGTCGGTAAAGACTGTTGCAACGGTGAATGGGAAGGTGTTCAATGCAATCCATCCACCGGGAAAGTCACAAACTTGGTGTTGAGAAACTCCTTGAACGAACCTACACTCTACATGATAGGCACGTTATCACCTGCTCTAGGGAACCTCGGATCTCTCCAGGTTTTGTTCATTTCTGGAACCAAGTTCATCGCTGGCTCGATCCCCAACACCTTCTCTAAGCTAACTAGTCTTACTCAGCTTGTCCTCGATGATAACTCTCTCAAAGGGAACGTTCCTTCTTGTTTAGGCCATCTTCCGTTCTTGGAGATTCTTTCATTGGCTGGAAACCGCTTCTCAGGTGTTGTCCCAGCAAGTTTAGGAAGCTTGAGAAGCCTCTCTGTAATGATGTTGGCTCGAAACTCTCTCTCTGGTCCAATCCCAGTGACGTTCAAGAACCTTGTCAAGCTTCAGACTCTTGACCTCAGCTTCAATTCGTTATCTGGACCGATACCAAACTTCATAGGCCAGTTTCGGAATCTAACAACTCTTGATCTCTCCAGCAACAGATTCTCCGGGGGACTACCGGTTTCTGTTTACACTTTGGGGAAGCTTCAGGACATGTCGCTGGAGCGGAATGATCTATCCGGACCAATCTCTGACCGAATCAGCAACTTGAAGTCTCTCTCTAGCCTTGACTTGAGCAGCAACAAGTTCAACGGTCACATACCAGCATCCATTACAAGACTTCAGAGTCTCTGGTCTCTCAATCTCTCAAGAAACCATTTCTCTGATCCTCTGCCTGTTGTAGGAATCAGAGGTTTTCCTTCTTTGCTGTCCGTTGATCTTTCCTACAACAACCTTAATCTTGGAGCAGTTCCAAGCTGGATTAAAGAGAAGCGACTCACGGAGATTAACTTAGCTGGTTGCAAACTGAGAGGAGCCTTTCCGAAGCTAACAAGACCACACGACGTGACTTCGCTAGACTTGTCTGACAACTTCCTCACAGGTGATGTTTCGGCTTTTCTAGCTAATATGACTAGTCTACAGAAAGTGAAGCTCTCAAAGAACCAGCTCAGGTTTGATCTCTCAAAGCTCAAGTTGCCAGAAGGAGTCTCTTCCGTTGATCTAAGTTCGAATCTAGTGACTGGCTCGCTTTCAAGCCTGTTAAACGACAAGACAAGTCGCTTCTTGGAAGAGGTTCATCTCAGCAACAATCAAATCTCAGGGAGGATCCCTGATTTCACAGAGAGCTTGAACCTGAAAGTACTCAACATAGGGAGCAACAAGATCAGTGGACAAATCCCAAGTTCAATATCAAACCTTGTTGAGCTTGTGAGATTAGACATCTCAAGGAATCACGTTTCAGGAGTCATACCTCAGGGTTTAGGCCAGCTTATGCAGCTGAACTGGCTAGACCTCTCGATCAATGCACTTACGGGGAGAATCCCGGATAGCTTGTTGAACATCAAGGCGATGAAACACGTGAGTTTCAGGGCCAACAGGTTGTGCGGACTGATTCCACAAGGAAGACCGCTCAACATCTTCCCTGCAGCTGCTTATCTTCATAACCTTTGCTTGTGTGGCAAGCCGTTACCACCTTGCAGGAAGACAACGAAGTGA
- the LOC106317721 gene encoding uncharacterized protein LOC106317721: MGKILNVVCIMMMIIAVFVIGGEAKSEAECNVICRPHCKPSSSAGECSDCHKDCNQSPPSVRTKILKIQNSNKQYDLHN; encoded by the coding sequence ATGGGTAAAATTTTGAACGTGGTATGCATAATGATGATGATCATAGCGGTGTTTGTTATTGGAGGTGAAGCAAAATCGGAGGCAGAATGCAATGTCATTTGCCGTCCTCACTGCAAACCTTCATCATCAGCAGGAGAATGTTCTGACTGTCACAAAGATTGTAACCAATCTCCACCATCTGTGAGGACAAAGATTCTGAAGATTCAAAACAGCAACAAACAATATGATTTACATAACTAA
- the LOC106317746 gene encoding uncharacterized protein LOC106317746 codes for MGEILNVVCIMMMIIAVFVIGGEAKSEAECNVICRPHCKPSSSAGECSDCHKDCNQSPPSVRTKILKIQNSNKQYDLHN; via the coding sequence ATGGGTGAAATTTTGAACGTGGTATGCATAATGATGATGATCATAGCGGTGTTTGTTATTGGAGGTGAAGCAAAATCGGAGGCAGAATGCAATGTCATTTGCCGTCCTCACTGCAAACCTTCATCATCAGCAGGAGAATGTTCTGACTGTCACAAAGATTGTAACCAATCTCCACCATCTGTGAGGACAAAGATTCTGAAGATTCAAAACAGCAACAAACAATATGATTTACATAACTAA
- the LOC106317703 gene encoding uncharacterized protein LOC106317703: protein MGKILNVVCIMMMIIAVFVIGGEAKSEAECNVICRPHCKPSSSAGECSDCHKNCNQSPPSVRTKILKIQNSNKQYDLHN, encoded by the coding sequence ATGGGTAAAATTTTGAACGTGGTATGCATAATGATGATGATCATAGCGGTGTTTGTTATTGGAGGTGAAGCAAAATCGGAGGCAGAATGCAATGTCATTTGCCGTCCTCACTGCAAACCTTCATCATCAGCAGGAGAATGTTCTGACTGTCACAAAAATTGTAACCAATCTCCACCATCTGTGAGGACAAAGATTCTGAAGATTCAAAACAGCAACAAACAATATGATTTACATAACTAA